The Mustela erminea isolate mMusErm1 chromosome 6, mMusErm1.Pri, whole genome shotgun sequence genome includes a region encoding these proteins:
- the LOC116593485 gene encoding taste receptor type 2 member 8-like, whose product MASTFKNVFTMIFAGEFIAGLLGNGFIILVNCIDWIRSSKFFLIDFILTCLAISRILLLCIIMLGIGIDIICEEICYNDNQLMTFEILWTGSNYFCITCTACLSVFYLLKIANFSNPIFFWIKQRTHRLLLIIVLGAVLSFCLSLLFKDTVFKNLIKTWVNTDSNQTLNFTVRKYDLLTSNIVLNIMFIIPFGVSLASFVLLIHSLWKHTSRMKGTGSGDLITKAHVRAMKSMISFLLFFFMYWLSNIIIYLAYVMLDSLVTKMFAYMFVFSYPSGHPFLLILWNSKLKQASLCVLRKLRWCRNVRKSANP is encoded by the coding sequence TTTGCTGGAGAATTCATAGCGGGGCTTTTGGGAAATGGGTTCATTATATTGGTTAACTGTATTGATTGGATCAGGAGCTCGAAGTTCTTCTTGATTGACTTTATTCTTACCTGCTTAGCTATTTCCAGAATACTTCTTCTGTGTATAATAATGCTAGGCATAGGTATAGATATAATTTGTGAGGAAATATGCTACAATGACAATCAACTGATGACTTTTGAAATCCTCTGGACAGGATCGAATTATTTCTGCATAACCTGTACCGCTTGTCTCAGTGTCTTCTATTTGCTTAAGATAGCCAACTTTTCCAATCCCATTTTCTTCTGGATAAAACAGAGAACTCACAGACTGCTTCTCATTATCGTCCTTGGAGCGGtcctctctttctgtttgtcCCTGCTTTTTAAGGATACAGTATTTAAGAACCTGATCAAAACCTGGGTAAACACTGACAGCAATCAGACATTGAACTTCACAGtaagaaaatatgatttattaACTTCTAATATAGTCCTGAACATAATGTTCATCATCCCCTTTGGAGTGTCTCTGGCTTCCTTTGTCCTTTTGATCCATTCCTTATGGAAACACACCAGCCGGATGAAGGGCACAGGTTCTGGGGATCTTATCACCAAGGCCCATGTGCGAGCCATGAAGTCTATGATTTCATTCCTACTCTTCTTCTTTATGTACTGGTTGAgcaatattataatatatttggCCTATGTCATGCTAGACAGTTTGGTGACAAAAATGTTTGCTTACATGTTCGTATTTTCCTATCCATCTGGCCATCCATTCCTTCTGATTTTATGGAACAGCAAATTGAAACaggcttctctctgtgtcctgagGAAGCTGAGGTGGTGCAGGAATGTAAGGAAATCTGCAAACCCATAA